GTCCATATTATCACATTAGGCCAACTGACTAGTTTGTGAAACAGATACAAGTTGATAAATTGCCGACATTGCCAACTTCAAGGACAACCCATTGTTTTTTACATTGTATATGAAAACACAAGCATCTGAAAGATGATTATAATGCCCCGGAGTATTATGTTATAACGCTTATGTTCAGATTACATAACATGAGTGTGTCATCCATTATAAGCCATCTGAGTGACTactcccatccacccacccatccaactGTCTCTCTCATTAGTAGGCTACAGCAATCTCACCCAccagctgtctctttctctctccctctttttctctcctctctacaaatttctctcgctctctttttcactctttttttctctctctctctcttgctctctttctgtctatatggGGTAGCCTGAAGACGTGGTTACTCCTCTAACCCTGCTGGGTTTCCACTTCACTCAGCATTGAGGCGGCTTTACCTCATGTATAGACCTAATCTCAGATTACGCTCAAATCCAGACGACGATACCTGGAACAGCGTCGGCGTTATTAGTATGAGTTATTAGGACGATGATTATGATCTAAATATAGTTGTTGATGTTACTATTTATGTCACTAATGAGACAGTTgtcttatacagtgcattctggaaGTGTTCAGATCCCTtccctttttcaacattttgttaagatacagctttattctaaatattttacattttttctccctcaacaatctacacacaaatactccataatgagacaggatggtgtcgaggcacagatctaaaCATTTATGTGGcagtgaaggtccccaagaacacagtggcctcccatCATtgataaatggaagaagtttggaaccaccaagacttttcctagagctagccaccctgccaaactgagcagtctggggagaaggaccttggtcagggaggtgaccaagaacccgatagtcactctgacagagttctagagttcctctgtggagatgggagaaacttcaagaaggacaatcatctctgtagcactctaccaatcaggcctttatggtagagtggccagacggaagccactcctcagtaaaaggcacatgacagctctcttagagtttgccaaaaggcccctacaggactctcagaccatgaggaacaagattatctggtctgatgaaaacaagattgaactctttggtctgaatgccaagcatcacatctgaaggaaaccttgcaccatccctactgtgaaacatggtggtggcagcatcatgctgtaggatgtttttcagcagcagggactgggagactagtcaggatcgagggaaagatgaacggaacaaagtacagagagatccctgatgaaaacctgctccagagtgctcaggacctcagactggggcgaagggttaccttccaaaaggacaatgaccataagcacacagccaagacaatgcaggagtggcttcgggacaagtctctgaatgtccttgagtggcccagccagagaccagacttgaacctgattgaacatctctggaaagacctgaaaatagctgtgcagcaatgctccccatccaacctgacagagcttaagaggatatgcagagaagaatgggagaatctcctcaaatacaggtgtcaagcttgtagcatcatacccaagaagacttgaggctgtaatcgccaAAGGTACTTCAAAAAAGCATTGTGTTTCATCACATTGGCAGAGGGTGCACCCCCCTATctacatcgacgggaccgcagtgaaGAAaatggaaagcttcaagttccttgacgtacacatcactgacaaactgaattggaccacccacacagacagtgtggtgaaaagGTGCAAcagaacctcaggaggctaaagaaatttggcctgtcacctaaaaccctcacaaatgtTTACAGAAGCACAATTGaagcattctgtcgggctgtagcactgcctggtatggcaactgcaccacccgcaaccgCAAGGTTCTCCAGAGGATGGTGCGGTCTGCTCAACGCATTACCTGGGGCAAACTATgcgtcctccaggacacctacagcacccgatgtcacagggaggccaaaaagataatcaaggacatcaaccacccgagccactgtctgttcaccccgctatcatccagaaggcgaggtcagtacaggtgcatcaaagctgggaacaagagactgaaaaacagcttctatctcaaggccatcagactgctacacagccatcactagcacattaaaggctgtatatgtatatactgttttctatactattctacagtatctcattcacttaatgtttacatatcttgcattactcatctcatatgtatatactgtattctatactattctactgtatcttagtccgttcCACTCTGACCTCGCtcgtccatatgtatatagtcttaattcattccaaCCTAGATTtctgtgtattgggtatatgttgtgtaatttgttagatataaaTTGTAAGATATTACTGAACTGTCGGAGcaaaaacacaagcatttcgctacacccgcaataacatctgctaagcatgtgtatgtgaccaataaaatttgatttggatttgtcTGAATActgtccgaatgcactgtatgtgcctTGGTCTTCCAGGAAGAGCAGAAATGCCTTGCCAATGTCACACTCAGCCTAATATAAGTCTAGGGGTTCTATACAAATCAATCTGAAGTTTACAATTTCAACTTCATCAAATGCAAGTATCATTGACAAAGCCAACACCATTCCTTTACCAACCAGCATCCAAGCAGAGCCATTATTCTAGCCCATTATCTGAGCAAAAACATTCTGGAGTACTGTCTAAATGCCACAGATCAGTGATGAAACGGTAGGCCTATGTCCTCCTTCCATGAAAATGCTCATTGTCATCACTGAGGATATTGTTCATATTTTACTGTATATTTTAGGTCCAGTGTCTCTGTTTTGATTCACAGATGACAGATGCTTACTGAACAAAACTGCTGGTAACCCCTGCTGCTACGCTGCTCTAGTTGGCTGACTGGATACGTACAGGCTGACACATCTAGCAACACCTCCAGGTGTGCTTATGAGGTTAGTCCGGTAAAAGACCTGTCAATCACTGTATATTAATACAGGATTACATTCATTGTCAATCACGAAGGAACACATACCTATCTGCCACGGACCTTCGAGGTAGCAAGGTGGTCAGTTAGTGGTGTGTAGGAGTGAAAGTCGACATTTTCTTTTTAACCGTTTATATTTTGCAGCTGCACACCAAAgacaacagaaacaacaacaaaaaaggaacTGTGAAATGAAGGCATTGTCTGCATCTTGATAAGAGGATTTCTAACCAACAAGGAGACTACTCAATAATTGACTTTGTAAAAGGTAAGCTATCAAGCTTTTGTTTGACTACAGGTAAATTAACTTTTACATTGTGTCGTGAAAAAGGCAGGTCACCTAAAGCAGAAAGCCAGTATTTACAGTTCTATCAATCAAGTAACATCCTCAGGCGTGTTTATCTACCTAATGAAGAAATTATTTGATTAAGATTTTAAAACAAAGTTGAACAATTAAGATACATTACACAACATTTACTTtaagtgtgtttaaatcaatAGCATGAGTTTGCAGCATGAAAACAGTTTCAATAACTTGTATTGGTCCCATGGCtgattcctctctcctctcacaatAATTGCCCATCTGGAATAAATCAAGTTGATTAAATTCTGTCCCTCCCTAGATGTTCCCCTGGTCAGCAGTGTTTTCTCTGGAGCCGAAAGTGCCTGGACAGCGTACGGCAGAAGAACTAGTCACCAACACCCTGATGCTGGAGCTGGGTGCCATGGTGAAGCGCACCGAACGTATCCGCCTGGAAAGGGTGACAAAAGAGGGCCGGCGCCGGCGCAGCTCTTCCTCCGCTGACTACAGCTGGCTGGCCACTGCCCCCACCCACCAACCCTATGAGCTGACCCCCCGAGACCTGATAGAACTGCAGGACCTGTGTGCCAGGGTGCCACCGTCTCAGTGTGGCCCTGTCATTGTTAGGTGGGATTTTGTACCTTATCCGTGTCAGAGGTGTATGTACACAACACATATCCTGAATGTCTCAGGTAGATCATGGAAATGGATTCATGATCATTCTCAACAGGTTCTGATGTCTCCAAAGTGAACTTGGTGCCACCTTTTATCCCTTTGTCAGTATCACGCAAACTCATTTTGACCTTTGCCCTCTACCCCAGGTTCAGGAATCTGGTGACGGAGATTGAGCCGGAGGTTCACGAGGTGGCTCGTCTGTTCCGCACGGTTCTACGTGACTgtgtggagggagaagaggagaacgaGGAGATGAGGATGAGGTCAGCCGGCTGGGACAAACAACGCAGCAAGAGCCTCTCCTTTGTAACCTTCCGCTCCAAGTTCCGCCCCGCTCCCTTCAGGGGTGGGGGCCTGGGCGGGTCACGAGGCAACCTGCAGGAAGAGTCGAGCTGGTACGAGGAAGACGAGGTGGAGCAGCAGGAGGGAGCAGCAAACGTGGCGAGAGCAGCCAGGAAGGGGAGGAGCATGAGCATGCCTGATATCACCCCCATCGAACAGAGTGCACTTggctgagggagggatggagaaagagaataGATGAGATTGATAGGGGAGAAGGTCAAGATGAGATGCAATATGAGGACAGCTCACACCTCAGCAGATTCACTGACTGTTTAGACATAATGCAGTTACATATGCAAGAGTAGAATTGCAAGCTTAGCCAGCAGATATACAAtactattttgttttttttattgtgaatTACATTTTCTGAATGCGTTAACACTTGAAATGCATGTAAAATGAACTAGAAAATACAGGTCTTATTTTCCAACAGATCCTTGATAATAAATTAGTTTGTGTGGATTATTGTGGGGCCATTACTACTGCATAGCTTAGTTCCAGTCCTTTGGTTGGCATGGTTACTCTATAACAATTCATTATATCAATATTCTATAATCCTTTTACTCAGT
This DNA window, taken from Oncorhynchus gorbuscha isolate QuinsamMale2020 ecotype Even-year linkage group LG13, OgorEven_v1.0, whole genome shotgun sequence, encodes the following:
- the zgc:162144 gene encoding RD3 domain-containing protein — its product is MFPWSAVFSLEPKVPGQRTAEELVTNTLMLELGAMVKRTERIRLERVTKEGRRRRSSSSADYSWLATAPTHQPYELTPRDLIELQDLCARVPPSQCGPVIVRFRNLVTEIEPEVHEVARLFRTVLRDCVEGEEENEEMRMRSAGWDKQRSKSLSFVTFRSKFRPAPFRGGGLGGSRGNLQEESSWYEEDEVEQQEGAANVARAARKGRSMSMPDITPIEQSALG